The DNA segment TTGCACGTGGTGTGATGATGTTTTGGGCATACAGTTTCCTCATAGTTACATTTTGGTTATGGTTACTTTTTATATGAAGCTCATTAAATTGTTCTCTTTTCTTGATAAGGCTTCCTCAAATTTCACATATTTCTTCTCTATGCAAAGTCTCCGATTGGTTTCACAATACAATACTTTCCTTTTTTTACTGGCTCTGGCTATTTGTAGGGTGGCAGGTTTGAATCAATACCCTTTTTCTGTCTGTCAAAAGACCTCCTCTGTCTATTATTGACAGGTCATGGAAATGGGACCTTCTCATTGGCCACTGCACTTGCATTTCCCACTTTTCTTACAACACATTTTACACAGTATTCAacaggaatgaacacatacattcATAACTGAACACGacgagacagagagggagagcggAGAAGCGCTCAAGGATGAATTCCATTCAGCTGAGTATGAAGAAATGCTTGGCACTATTTATAGCAAAACTTAAAAAATGTTCAATCCCATTGTGTAGAAAAAAGCCTGCAAGGCTTGGTGTAATTTAACAAGGCTAGTAATTGGACTGAGCATCCAACACTGTTAGGCAGACATTCTCCCTTTGCACTCTCTGATATAAGCTAAGGGTCGTTACATGGATGTCACTGGGTGAGAATGCCTGAATGCTGCTGGGGAAGACAGAACCAAAGTAAAAGGCAGAATGCAATATACTATAACTCAGCTTAAGGCAAAACATTGCAGATTTTTTGTGCAGTAACCTCCATTAACCACCAGTTTAAgagtacagtttaaatatagatgATACTTATTATATGAGACATACTGccaagggagaaaaaaaacattgcaacacGAATTCAAGGAAGCTTTTCACACCTGCATAATATGCACTTCACAAAATCAACTTAACGCCACCACCAGAATGGCTAGGAGCAGCAAGAACAACTGCAGCTGATTGCTCTGATGGAAAATCAATCTGGcatttgctgtgctttttaatataaaaagaaacTGACTTGACCAGTTCACAGGTGTGCTGTAGAGCTTTGAAACTTGCTGGAACAGCAGTAGCTAATGTGGAAGAGGATGGCGTGGTTGGCATGTTGTTGAGTGGGTCAGTAGATGAGATGTAAGTGAAGTGTATTAATAAACGCAGTGGGGTTTACTTAAGAAAGCACTGCAGTGCTCTGTACACCGCGCTAACAGACCTCCAGAGTGCACACAGCCTTACAGCATCGGAAAttaaatattcattaagtgtGCCTGTTTGGCCATTAAGGGCAAAATGCTTGGAAAAAAGCAGTTTGATTGAATAAGCGTGGTTTTAAATGGAGAGAGATTTGATAGTTATGTAAATAGAAAACCCAGCGTAAAATAAATAGAAGTATGGGATCCCTTAGAGGCTCAGTTCATTCGTTTTTACTGCTTAATTAACTGTTTCCTTTAATTCAATACATTTGTGTAGGGAATCCCACTGAGAGAGCCTTTCTGAAAGGGACCAGTTCTCAAACTGCTGTTGTTAAATTGTCTTCCTGGAAAACATATTACAGTGAAATTTAGATTTAGAAAGACTGCCTCCTGTgcctcatctctaaccactaaAGCTTCTGTCTGGTTATATTTTGGTACAGTAACAGTATAAAACGTGTCCTGTAcattatatatttgaaatgtacagCTCTAATGGGAGATTGGAGATGGATGGGATTATTAAAAATGGCGTTTCATACTTTAGCAGTTAAATAAAAAAGCTTGCAATGCCATGTTGGAATACTGCTTGTTTTATGGCTCCTCAGTTCAACAAACCTCAGTAAAGATTAAACTGTGAATTATCTTCATAATTATGCAGaatatgtgttttttatgtttctataatgAGGTGGGTTTGCTGGGGAATTAGTCCACACAGCGATTAATCCTGCCAGATATTTTTATACTGGTGAGCTTTTGGCCACTGAATTATTCTGCTCCATTTATCAGGAGAAGATAGCAAGTCCCCATTTTCCCTGAGCTACAGTACCATGTGTCATTTAAAGTCTGCTTTGTTGTAACTGAGGGAGAGGGCTGAGTGAGAGCTGGGCTGTGAGTGGGGATATGGTAAGACTGATAAAATACTTCTGGGATTTGTGCCAAGCACAGATAAGGCAGAGGCTAATTCCCGTCTTTCCCCACACAGATTACTGTATGGGTAGTGAATGGCATGTcctataaaaaaacataaataaactggCTAGTTAGACTGTCAAAGCAGTCATGCTCCATCGGGATCTGGGAATTCCATGACCTCATTCCTGGGAACTCAAGAGCTGCCAAGTTCAGGGCTGATACTGACACCAAACTGGAGATCACAGACACAATAAAGTGAAAACAGAGCACTTAGCTAGAACTCATAATAGAGAGGATCTGAGGGCCAGCCAGTTCGATACtgtatagagaactcagcactGGGGATCGGGGGAGTCATCCTAGTTAATGTAGAGAACTCAGTACGGGGGATCTGAAAGACAGCAAATTCAACAGGGTGTAGATAACGGCACTGGGAAGCTTAGAGAAagcacttcactacagtaaagaACTCAAGGGGGTTTGAGAGGTAAAACCGCACAGCAGAAAGAGCTGCTTGGGGGATTTGAGGCAGCTACTTCAATGTAATATCAATAACTTTATACTGGGGATCTAAGAGCCAGAAAATTCTGTAAAAATTCAAAGAGATAAAATGCAGAAGCTTCTGATTTATAAGCTGTGTAAGATGAAATATAGGCTACAATTAAGTTatgaaatgaaatactgtatttaacagtaGCAGCAATTATATCTGTTTTTGCATTATTACTGATTATGTAAATAAAGTGGTCCGTGTGGGATTGCTTGGAGGTCTAGGTTTCATTTCAGGGTGAATGAAAGTTACTGAATTCAGACCTTCGAAATGCAGCTTGTCTTCAAGGCGTCAGACAGGGGTCTGAGTTGTTTGCTGAAATATTTATGAAGCTCCAGCTGCAAGATTCTCCTTACACTGTAGTGAAGATAGATTGTGAGGTTAGAGCCAGCGTAGCTACAGATCTGTTGTAAATATAGGATGTCAGTCCTGCTATTTCCTTTAAATTGCTGCAAATGTTTTTAGTATAacgcaaatgtaaaaaaaaaagtgtgttttgtgaCTCACAACAAAGATTTAGATTCATAAGTAAAACAATTAGCTGTGTATTAATGAGAAATGACATTTCATTGTGTGAGTTGTATGAAGATACAGCAatgtaatattttacaaaaacaaaacaatctataGGGATCAAACATGATTTACTGTTCCATCGCGACTCATTAAagtagatacatttttttaatactttttaattACTGTTATATTGTATTTTCACAGTACTGGTgcatgtaaacatttatttatgttagAAGATGCAGTGCCTGGGACATAGTTGCTGCATTTCAACAGTAGGAAAGGTTTGACGTGTATTAAACTGATCTATGTAATGTAcattatatatttgaaatgtacacGGAAGTACTTTGATACATAAAACAAGTATCAGCACATCTAAATGTATTCAAATACAGGGCACTGTTGTTATTGACATTTCCATTTGTTAAGTTTAATTACTCACCTACAAAAGCTTCCATCCGATTATATTCTTgttcagtacaatacaatacaattcacatttccTAATTTCTATCCATGTTCCTATTCTCTCATCTCTAATGGCAGGGCCACGCTGCCTCTCAGTCCCACACCGTTGGAGCAGATTACCAGCACTTGATGGATTGTCTAATCATTTATGTCCCTCAGTTGCCACACAGGATTTTAATTTGCCtgtaaatgtttttgtaaacCAACAGAATTACAGAGTATAAATTAGGCAACCCTCAGGACATTTTAATAGCTCTGGGAGAGGATATGAAAAGGAAGCATGGTTTACGGAAGCCAGAACTGGGCAAAATTAAGATGTCTTTAACAGCATTTGCATTAATGACATTTGATTCTCTTCCATAGGGGTGCAGGTAAAACTAAGATTTGAACTGCTTTGTCAGGGAGAAGACAGGTAAAGTAATGTAGATTAAAGTGTGTTGATCTGACAAAACACATTAGAGGATAAGTAGTAGTAGCAGGCATGTGAAATACTGCCTATGGCAGCATTGGGGTATTTTTACTTTACTGCTTTACAAGGGGTCCTGGTATAGCCACACAAACAGCCGCAAGCAAACACAGAAGTGAAAACATGATCGTTTGTGTTTAAAGTCCAGGTGCTTGGATTATTCATACTACTGAAATAATCTTTCCAATCAGTGTATAGGAGGTACTTGGTATTAGAGGGAACCAGATGtttacagttggaacaaaaaccaggagggacaccggccctccaggaccaggattggagacccctgtaaTAGGCTACTTAcgtagcacacagtgccaccatgTGCTGAAACGTTGTAATTGCAGCAGAGATCCTAAGagcacattttataataataataataataataataataataataatatagtaagcAAGATTCTAAAAGCTCACAGTTAATTCTGTTCTCTGTCACCTTGGCAAGTTCTGGAACAGTTAACGTTTTTATTTAGtctgcttttttcttttgtttttttgttgccaGTAGTTTTAATTCAGGTCTCGtacacagtgcagagtggataTCCCTCGGGAATAAACAAACTCAAGAACCTGGTTAGCTTGTCTGCCTGTGTCAATACAGGCAGTCTTTGTTGTTCGGACTGGAGCTGCCACTCGTGTGTCTATATTAAAACGTGCACTGCAGTGTTCAGCTCTAGTTACTAGGCTGTAATTCTATTGGAGAGATAATTAGTCAGTCTCTGGCTTCTGCAGGGTTAGCATTGTGTGTGAAGCCTCATTGCAGCGCTCAGAGCTGTCACACAGGCAAGCACCCCACCAGCATTCAGCCGGTAACACTGCTGCTACTGCCGACAGGCTCACTGGCTACTGAGTTTCCCTGTCCAGGAGCTGCATGTGCAAAACCGTGTTTGAAGGTCATGAATTACTCTCTCTTCTGCCCAAAGCTACTTGGGTTTCAGCTAAACTGAGAAGGAAGCGGGATGGCATTCATCAATTGTAATGGCTTTACATGTTAGAAACACCATCGTATTATTTTAGATAACCGAGAGTTGCCTACCCTGTGTAGCAGTTCAATAAGACTCTTCACAAGTGACAACATGTTCAAAATGTCTGCATTATCTGTCCACAACTCCAGTAATGTGAACTATGTaagaaaaccatttgaaatgGTTTAGAGCTTAGAGTTTATATGCTCAGCTGTTATCCAATTATTTAAATATTGGtaaaatatgtatgtaaaatataggTGCTATACCCCTACAGTACATTCTGATAAAGTAAAGTGCATggaaggctaaactatggaatATTGACACTAATTAATTATATTGCAGCATAACAAATAACATGACTGTGGGGCACTGCAGTGTTAAAAGACAACCCATGTATTAGAAACATTAATGTGAACATGCAAAAGTACACAAATGCAGAAGCAGAGCTATGTACTTTGATTAGGGTACTCAGTCACAGTTTGGTTTGATAAATGAATCTACAGATGCCAGTGCTGACATTTGGCATTGCCACAACATTACAAATTAACATAACATTGCCATTGCAGCTGTAGACATCACATAGTACGTCCAGATTACTAATCAGATATTGACTGCATCCGTActttatgctgtttttaaatcAGTAGTTTGGAACACTGAGATGGTGCTGCTGTTATAACTGAAGATATGTTATAGGCATGGTATAACAACAAATGGAATGGAATGATATCCCCAAAATAAATCTCATGAAATTAGTGCATGTTAAAGGGATTTCAGCAGCAATACGGTCGGTTACCCAGCAGAAGACTGAATCCCTTCTTCTCCTGTCCCCTGCAGACCAGCAGGACGTGGTGTCGATGGCAGAGACCTCCTTGTCTCCGGGTGAGATGGAGGTTGAGATGATGCGAATCCAGCGTCTCCGAGAGGTCCTGGTGCGCAGGGAGTCCGAGCTACGATTCATGTCAGTAATGCTGCCCTCCTTATTCATGTGACTATTATATAGCATTAGTTATAATGTGGACAAACACCAAAATCTCATCAATTTCATGCAACCTTATATTCAATATTGGACGCTAAGCCCCCTATGGTATTAGCCTATGTATACACTTTAGGAAACACCTTAGAATCACATGCACATGGTTAAAcacattgaatgtaaaacagTTCTGTTAAATTGAAGTCAGGTTTCATTGTGCTTCGATTCCTTTTATTCGACTATGAACATCATGAAATGTGTCCACCCCAATGCAGACCCACTGACTATTGCATTCAGGTGTAGCTTTTATTTTCCAgtgaatatttatttacttaaaaacaAGGATTCACATATGTTGGTTTATTGATGAGGGCTTACTTGAACTTTCCATCTGAGACCTCCCAGCCTGGTTTAATGCTTGTGTCTTCCTGGAGGACTCCAAAACAAGGGGAGTTTAGTGACTTCAGTCTATAGCTTAGCTTAGAAATTAGCTCCAAATCACAGATGATCATCAGTAGCATCAGAGACAATTGAACATACAGCATGATAGTTTGGATCAATCACAAGAACTGCTGCTTGGAGTGACGTTTCTATGAATACTGGctagtactgtacattaataaCACATTACTCTGCTATACCCTCTCGGTTCAATGTTGCTTCAAACCGTGTTGAAACTAGGCAATTCTAGAAGCATCTCAACAGTCTAGAAATCATTCCATAAGTGTCTAGGCAGTATTGCAAAAAAAGGTCAGAGTGAGTCAGTAATCAATTCTGTCTGCAGGGAATCCTATCCATCTCTATAAACAACACAGCCAGGGAAGACCCTTATAAAAAGCTTATGCGTGAGGCAGCAATTACAGAGCTGAAGGCCTCTCAGTCCTCAAAGAGGAAAGCAATCAACCACCCAGCCATGGCTCCACCAAAAAAATATAGAATAGCTGTGTACTACTGTGTAAAATCAAAAACTACAGAAACAAGATAGTTAATCTGTCTATGTATTGCTGGCTGTctgttgtactgtattatagGTTTACACTGCAAATTGAAAATGATGTGATCGCAGTTAAACTGCAGTCTTAACTACACtgcagtcctttttttttttacaaattatccAATTCAGTTGAACAGCAATCATTTCTCttaggagatggtcacctgtcaTCGCCTCTGTTAAATTATTTGTGGCTCCTAACATAACCCCTGGGTTAGCAAATTTCAGGGCATTGATCATGTTTTCAGCTTGTTGTCCCAAACCTAATTGTGTGGCACTGGGATTAAGAGCAGGCCACCTAATAATTTACTTAAAGATTAAAGATGAGTGTCTGTATCTGCTGTATATCTATGATATGCTGTTTGGTGGTTTAAGTTGTTATTGCACGATTAGGGATATCCAGCACTGCTGTGTGCTCATCTCCTCTCTCAGGAGAGCTGTAATCACATGCTGGATTTGTTCTTCTCAATCACAGTTGTTGACATCAGGAAGTGCACAGAAAGGGAGTCATTGGCCCCCTTATTTATCACCTTGTAATTTAATTTGGAGCTCAGTGACAAGGAGATTGAGGGATACAGAGTTGTGTTATTACCAGGGTTAGAGAGTGATCCAGGGAATAGTGCGAGTACTGCACTGTTATAAATCAACTCACATACAACGTATGTGCGTGCATATGGACTATGTAATACTGTATAATGAACTGTAGACCACTGATTTTATAGTTGAAACCTATTGCACCAGAGTTAGAGAAATTACTTATTGTAGATTATAATTACAACACCAAATTCCAGTTCTGAAACCATAGCTATGCACGTTGTCCAGCCATGACTTACCTAAGATTTCTAGTTATATCTGAATGTAAAGTAGATCTCTACTAACCTGGTTCTCCTGTGCCTGGTTTAGGATGGACGATATCCACTTATGTAAAGACATCATGAATCTGAAACAAGAACTTCGGAAGATTGTGGCAGTTCCaggttattaatatatatattttttattaaacttttattaAAAAGAAGTGCTGACTGATCTTTTCTTCACCGTCCACCGTCTTGTGTAAAATGAAGTACTCAAAGAACAGATGTATTCAAAACAGGGcagggcctgtatatttattagtttataaaataaacaaaccaaaaccttGGAACCCTTAACTAAACTTTATCAAGTCAAAAAACCGGACGACTACACCGTTTACCAGATCaacaaaacacataaataatccatccatccatccatccatccatccatccatccatccatccatccatccatccatccatccatccatccatccatccaggtCTTAGCCTTCATACAGACCGAACATTTTGACCtgcttatatacctgcctgctaattacaggcaggtgcACTTCATCgaattagagccaggtgattcTGATCCTGgctcaaataaaataattacattgtaaagcagccacaaaacaacttccccagtgtgcagggcctctgccctgtcacaataaataaatgaaggaaAAATATCCAACCAGTGGTTCTGCTTTCACggtagtaaataaaaaaaaaataaaaaaaaaataaaacattgttgggGTACTGCAGTACAAGTGAGATGGCTTACTCCAAGTGGGGTAAAATGGGCAAAACACCCCACAAACCATATACTGTGCTCATGTAAAATTAACAAACACATGGCACTGACTAGATTGAAACACGACAGCATAGCATGTTCTATAATAATAGAACAAGAGTGATAACCATCGCTCCCTAGCTCACGATTCAAACACATTCTTATGAATGGAAAATTGCAAACTACCAAAGAAGGAAGTTTGCTGAACACAGCAAATCACATCAGTGTGTGATCACAAATGGTTCTAGATCTATTAACAGTCAGAAGTTGGGTGTATGGGAATCTGAAACCCTGTCTGTTTCCCACCATTATGAAGCCATAAATCGATCCATCAAGAAATTCCTAGCAGCAAACATCCAAACAAAAACGTACAAAAAAACATGCAGCTGCCACACAAAACTATCTTCTGTATAGACCTGAATGCTGCAAATCCAAGATCTATACACATCACACTTCAGTGCAAATAAATAAGCATTGCACTCCCGTTTCCGTTTTCAGGAGAGACCTCTGACCTGCTCCTGTGTGTGCaatgtgtgacagagacagagacagagcctGTATCCCTGCAAAGTAAATCTTTTTTGTAAAGTAaggacagggttttttttttcatattgagcTTAAAAGTCTTCATTGTTATAAAATAATGTCCCCTACCAATCCATTGGGAGCATCTTTGGAAACGTGCATTCTCAAAAGGGGTTATTTTATATAGATATCTTCAAAACAGAAATGTGAGTTTTATTGGATTTTACCAGCACCACGATAGAACTTATTGACATTTGAAATGAAATAGGGGTCTAGGCTTGTTAGAAATAAGCAGCTTTAATTTCTGCAGATGCGATAAGCCAGGTTTGATACGCTTCCCAGTGGAGTCGCAAGTCAGATTTTTTGAAATTCCAGTGTCTATTGATCAGCAACCCTCCTACCCACTCAATCCCTTTCAGAGAAAGAGAAAACCAAGAAGCACAAGCAGAGGGAGGAGGAATTGATCCTGAAAATCCATAAACTAGTTCAGAAACGAGATTTCCTGGTGGACGACGCAGAGGTGGAGAGATTAAGGTAAAGGCCTGTGGTCAGACAGATTTCTATGTGGGGTTTTATTTACTGTGCTGCAGAGTTTAAGAGACAGGCAGTGACATCACTGCTGGATAGCTGAGATAGAGACATTAGACTATTGTATGAAGGTGctctcttttttttgtgtgaagcgctttggggtccttgtgatgaaaggcgctatagaaatgtgaatgtattgttttgtattttattgtattgaaaGTGTTAAAGTGCATGTATATTGCGATGTATTAAATGACATGCAATCTGACATACGCTACCCTGACTCTGCATGCAGGGAGCAGGAAGAAGATAAagagatggccgacttccttcaTCTCAAACTGATGCCACTGGAGAAAATGACCAAAGTGACTGAGAGTGAGTGCTTCAGATTATACACAATACattttcaaacgggattgagtaTCCAAACTCAGACCTTCCCGCGTCTGTTGTCATGGCACTGTCCACACTAGAATTTTTTCAAACCATTAAGCTTCCTTTCTGTATCAACGATTAAACAACATAACCTTTGTAATttgagaacattttaaacaatgcattCCACAAACTCCAATATGCTTATTTCAATCATTCTTTAAAATTCCCTTACCAGGGGGTACTGAGATGTCAATACAATGCAATATTAAATCTTCAACACTCTTTTCCTCCCAACCTGACAGGTTCCCCTAAAAAGAAGGTGACCCCCGAGCGTCCGCCCAACAAGCCCTCCATCGCTAAGTCAGGGGCAGCTATAATCAAGGACTGCTGTGGAGCCACACAGTGCGCCATCATGTAACCATGACGATTCTGAGGCCCGCCCTGCTGTCTGGAGCCTGCTTTtgcagagaaagagagacagagaattaaaaaagaaagagatgAGATTAAAAGAGAGAAAGGGAATAGATATGTTTAGCCCCAACCTCACGTTCATATGAGAGAGATTTGTTTTCTTAAGGTGACCCCAGGTTTTTTGCCCCAGAGAACACTCAAAATAATAAGTTCAAGTAAAGTCTGAAGTACTGCATGCAGTCACTGAATGTGGAGTTAGGAAAGGAATCAGTTCTAATACTTCTGTGACTTAAGAATAAAACATCTGAAATTAAACAAGCAAGGTTGTTGTTAATATAGTAAAAAAATGAACATACAAATTAACAAACTTAAAAAAGCAGTATGGAATGATGAAGCCTTTGTTGTCAAGGAGCAAGGGAAGAGAAATAGAATGTCAATGCCTTTGTGAatattccaaaaaaaaacaaaaacgttttgtTGACAAATGCAAGCCCAAGACTGAGTGAGCACAaatgtctgtcttctgtttcatctCTGGAACACGAGTCCTCTATCATGTGGAAATGAGGTTAAACATGGAAAGCCGTGAACACTTAATTGTGGGCACAATTTGCACCTAGTCAAATTTAGTTTATATttacaaacagatatttattgaAGTATTAGTATTAGATGTTAGGTTATCTATTTTGATGACATGTATACAGGAAATCTCCTGTGGGGCATGCATgcttgtttttaacattaaaataaaaaaactttagAAAAGCCACCATATAG comes from the Acipenser ruthenus chromosome 13, fAciRut3.2 maternal haplotype, whole genome shotgun sequence genome and includes:
- the LOC117417819 gene encoding bMERB domain-containing protein 1-like; translation: MQPAMELKKSISETERALKSYGAVLETEWKSNKDQQDVVSMAETSLSPGEMEVEMMRIQRLREVLVRRESELRFMMDDIHLCKDIMNLKQELRKIVAVPEKEKTKKHKQREEELILKIHKLVQKRDFLVDDAEVERLREQEEDKEMADFLHLKLMPLEKMTKVTESSPKKKVTPERPPNKPSIAKSGAAIIKDCCGATQCAIM